A single Capsicum annuum cultivar UCD-10X-F1 unplaced genomic scaffold, UCD10Xv1.1 ctg83390, whole genome shotgun sequence DNA region contains:
- the LOC124895666 gene encoding cold-regulated 413 plasma membrane protein 2-like, with protein MGRMDYLAMKTDEDTNRLINEDLNELKLAAKKLLDHATKLGGLGFGTSLLKWFASFAAIYLLILDRTNWKTNMLTGLLVPYIFFSFPSVLFHFFRGEVGKWIAFVAVVLRLFFPRHFPDWLEMPGSLILLLVVAPNLFAHTFRDSWVGTVICLLIGCYLLQEHIRASGGFRNSLTQSNGISNTVGIILLLVYPIWALVLRAV; from the exons ATGGGGAGGATGGATTATTTGGCTATGAAGACTGATGAAGATACTAACAGATTGATTAATGAAGATCTTAATGAGCTCAAATTAGCTGCTAAGAAGCTACTTGATCATGCCACTAAACTTGGTGGTCTTGGATTTGGTACTTCTTTACTCAAATGGTTTGCCTCATTTGCTGCCAT TTATTTGCTGATACTGGACCGGACAAACTGGAAAACAAATATGCTGACTGGACTTCTAGTCCCATATATTTTCTTCAGTTTCCCTTCAGTGTTATTCCACTTCTTCAG AGGAGAGGTTGGGAAATGGATTGCTTTCGTTGCAGTCGTACTCAGGCTTTTCTTCCCACGACATTTTCCAG ACTGGTTGGAGATGCCTGGTTCACTAATCCTACTCCTAGTGGTTGCACCCAACCTCTTTGCCCACACTTTCAGAGACAGTTGGGTTGGCACTGTGATATGTCTTTTGATTGGCTGTTATCTCCTCCAAGAGCACATCAGAGCCTCTGGTGGATTCAGAAATTCCTTGACACAAAGCAATGGTATATCTAACACAGTTGGTATAATCCTTCTGTTGGTCTACCCAATCTGGGCTCTGGTACTACGAGCCGTTTGA